One window of Papaver somniferum cultivar HN1 chromosome 9, ASM357369v1, whole genome shotgun sequence genomic DNA carries:
- the LOC113309883 gene encoding adenosine kinase 2-like, whose translation MASEGILLGMGNPLLDISAVVDEPFLEKYDIKLNNAILAEEKHVPMYDELAAKDNVEYIAGGATQNSIRVAQWMLQTPGATSFIGCIGKDKYGEEMTKNSKLAGLNVHYYEDETAATGTCAVCVVGGERSLIANLAAANCYKSEHLQKPENWALVEKAKYYYIAGFFLTVSPDSIQLVAEHAAKNNKVFCHNLSAPFICEFFKGVQENVLPYVDYLFGNESEARTFSKVHGWETEDVEKIALKISELPKVSGRKRIAVISQGADPVVVATDGKVTTYPVIPLPKEKLVDTNGAGDAFVGGFLSQLVLEKPIEECVRAGCYAANVIIQRSGCTYPEKPSFE comes from the exons ATGGCGTCCGAAGGTATTCTGTTGGGTATGGGTAATCCCCTTCTTGATATCTCTGCTGTCGTCGATGAGCCTTTCCTTGAGAA ATACGACATCAAGTTGAACAATGCCATCCTTGCAGAGGAAAAGCATGTGCCTAT GTACGATGAATTGGCTGCTAAAGACAATGTTGAGTACATTGCTGGAG GTGCAACTCAAAATTCTATCAGGGTTGCCCAG tggatgctacaaactcctggTGCCACTAGTTTCATTGGTTGCATCGGAAAGGATAAATATGGTGAAGAGATGACAAAAAACTCAAAGCTTGCTGGTCTTAAT GTTCATTATTACGAGGATGAGACCGCAGCTACTGGTACATGCGCTGTTTGTGTTGTTGGTGGCGAGAG GTCTCTCATTGCTAACTTGGCCGCAGCGAATTGCTACAAATCGGAACATCTGCAGAAACCAGAAAACTGGGCTTTGG TTGAGAAGGCCAAATACTATTACATTGCCGGATTTTTCCTCACTGTTTCCCCCGACTCGATTCAGCTTGTAGCTGAGCATGCCGCTAAAAACAACAAG GTCTTCTGTCACAATCTTTCTGCTCCTTTCATCTGTGAGTTCTTCAAGGGTGTCCAGGAGAATGTTCTTCC ATACGTGGATTATCTTTTCGGAAACGAGTCGGAAGCAAGAACTTTCTCAAAGGTTCACGGCTGGgag ACCGAGGATGTTGAGAAGATtgctttgaagatttctgaattGCCCAAGGTATCAGGTCGCAAGAGAATTGCTGTCATCAGTCAAGGTGCAGACCCTGTTGTTGTTGCAACCGACGGGAAGGTGACAACTTACCCTGTTATCCCTCTACCAAAGGAGAAACTTGTTGACACTAATGGAGCAG GGGATGCCTTTGTTGGTGGATTTTTGTCTCAGTTGGTCCTAGAGAAGCCAATCGAGGAGTGTGTTAGAGCTGGGTGTTACGCAGCAAATGTTATCATCCAAAGGTCTGGCTGCACATACCCTGAGAAGCCTTCCTTTGAGTGA